In one window of Desulfobulbaceae bacterium DNA:
- the cas7c gene encoding type I-C CRISPR-associated protein Cas7/Csd2 produces the protein MSLSKKIDFAVIFKVVNANPNGDPLNGNRPRTIYEGNGEVSDVCIKRKIRNRLMETQPKVTVVADGKELELCPIFVQSDDSKMDNYSSLKSRADAVLSGTKGAEAIAKKACETWLDVRAFGQLFAFKASGGKKAKSKEGEGTADDKGVSIGIRGPVSVQSAFSISPVNVTSTQITKSVSGEGDGTKRGSDTMGMKHRVDRGLYVFYGSMNPQLAVKTGFSDDDAKSIKAVLPRLFENDASSARPEGSMEVLKVVWWEHNSPSGQVSSAKVHRSLTVHETDDLDKLISLVEINGLEPEIIDGI, from the coding sequence ATGAGCCTTTCGAAAAAGATTGATTTTGCGGTTATTTTTAAAGTCGTCAACGCCAACCCCAATGGTGATCCTCTGAACGGGAATCGCCCCCGTACTATTTATGAAGGGAATGGCGAGGTCTCGGATGTTTGCATTAAGCGTAAGATACGGAATCGGTTGATGGAGACACAGCCAAAGGTAACAGTGGTGGCTGATGGAAAAGAATTGGAATTATGTCCGATTTTTGTTCAGTCGGATGACAGCAAGATGGATAACTACAGTAGCCTTAAATCTCGTGCTGATGCAGTGCTATCTGGCACTAAAGGAGCGGAGGCAATTGCTAAGAAAGCGTGTGAAACTTGGCTTGATGTGCGGGCTTTCGGGCAGCTTTTTGCTTTTAAGGCATCAGGGGGGAAGAAGGCAAAAAGCAAAGAAGGTGAAGGAACAGCCGACGATAAGGGAGTTTCTATAGGTATTCGCGGACCGGTAAGTGTGCAATCTGCTTTTAGCATATCGCCTGTAAATGTGACCAGTACCCAGATTACCAAGAGTGTCAGTGGGGAGGGAGATGGTACCAAGCGTGGCTCAGATACCATGGGAATGAAGCATCGCGTAGATCGAGGTCTATACGTTTTTTATGGCAGTATGAACCCGCAACTGGCCGTCAAAACAGGATTCAGTGATGACGACGCGAAATCTATTAAAGCAGTTTTGCCAAGATTGTTTGAGAACGACGCTTCGTCTGCTCGTCCCGAAGGGAGCATGGAAGTCTTAAAGGTGGTCTGGTGGGAACATAATAGCCCAAGTGGCCAGGTTTCGTCAGCCAAGGTGCATAGAAGCCTGACCGTCCATGAGACTGACGACCTCGATAAATTGATTTCGCTGGTCGAGATAAATGGGCTAGAGCCGGAAATAATTGACGGAATTTAA
- the cas8c gene encoding type I-C CRISPR-associated protein Cas8c/Csd1 → MSWIEKLYQTYENNRNFIGNRNDKSPLLPICHTTQNAHVAVIIDGSGNFIAAEIVPKSDAMTIVPASEESSGRTGQKPVCHPLCDKLQYIAGDFTDFGGEVTCGFSAKPREPHNKYVEQLSIWNESAYCHRKVSAILRYVKKKTLISDLVSVGVLHVKSSLEMMYELLNEWTANGSSPAIFKILPGGVDKKGQKKPCQGDAFVRWIVEEPEVLATTTWEDPSLWQSWSDFYGSLKSNKGVCYVTGKEQFLAAQHPKKIRNGGDGAKLISSNDTVGYTFLGRFTSADEACCISFDVTQKAHSALRWLIARQGFVEYVKDEGSTKPALAVVAWAVSGVDIPDPLVDTFALLSGDEQAPPLSKTGYTAQAVGIALSKKMAGYRAHLRTTDDIVVIGLDSATPGRMAISYYREMLGSEFLARIEAWHTGCCWQQYFGKDRIFFGAPAPRDIAEVAFGWRIDDKLRKSTIERLLPCVVDGASIPRDIVESCIRRASNRNGIEYWQWEKALGIACALYKKLNEKEEYSMALDQERNSRDYLYGRLLALAEHLEGRALYLGGEHRATGAEKLMQRFADHPFSTWRILETGLTPYKVRLGAKRPGFLHAMQQEIDAVCCLFATDDFVSDMRLTGEFLLGYHCQRSALKPQSSHNQVDSTDESEDTEE, encoded by the coding sequence ATGAGCTGGATTGAGAAGCTGTATCAGACGTATGAGAATAATAGGAATTTCATTGGTAATCGTAATGATAAAAGTCCTTTGTTGCCGATTTGTCATACCACACAGAACGCACATGTCGCAGTTATCATTGATGGAAGTGGAAATTTTATTGCGGCTGAGATTGTGCCGAAGTCTGATGCAATGACAATTGTCCCTGCATCAGAAGAGTCGTCTGGAAGGACTGGGCAGAAGCCGGTTTGCCATCCTCTTTGCGACAAATTACAGTATATTGCTGGTGATTTTACTGATTTCGGAGGCGAAGTTACCTGTGGTTTTTCAGCAAAGCCAAGAGAACCACACAATAAATATGTTGAGCAGTTATCGATATGGAATGAGTCAGCCTACTGCCACCGTAAAGTTTCAGCGATTCTGCGGTATGTAAAAAAGAAGACGCTTATATCTGATCTTGTAAGCGTCGGTGTACTTCATGTTAAGTCAAGTTTAGAAATGATGTATGAATTACTGAATGAGTGGACAGCAAATGGATCATCCCCTGCAATATTTAAGATCCTCCCTGGAGGGGTAGATAAAAAAGGACAAAAGAAGCCCTGCCAAGGTGATGCTTTTGTCCGATGGATTGTGGAAGAACCGGAGGTACTGGCGACAACAACATGGGAAGACCCTTCATTGTGGCAATCTTGGAGTGATTTCTATGGTAGCCTCAAGTCGAATAAGGGGGTTTGTTATGTGACAGGTAAAGAACAGTTTCTTGCAGCCCAGCATCCGAAAAAAATTCGGAATGGTGGGGATGGTGCAAAGCTTATTTCATCAAATGATACTGTAGGATACACATTTCTTGGTCGTTTTACATCAGCGGATGAGGCTTGCTGCATTAGTTTCGATGTAACACAAAAGGCGCATAGTGCCTTGCGTTGGCTAATTGCGCGACAAGGCTTTGTCGAATATGTGAAGGATGAAGGAAGCACTAAGCCGGCATTGGCTGTAGTGGCTTGGGCCGTGTCCGGAGTTGATATTCCTGACCCCCTAGTCGATACCTTTGCGCTTTTGTCTGGAGATGAGCAAGCCCCGCCTCTCTCGAAAACTGGTTATACCGCCCAAGCAGTTGGCATAGCATTGTCAAAGAAGATGGCAGGATATAGAGCTCATCTAAGAACAACCGATGATATTGTTGTTATCGGCCTTGACTCCGCCACACCAGGGCGGATGGCGATCAGTTATTACCGGGAGATGTTAGGCTCTGAGTTTCTTGCACGAATTGAGGCTTGGCATACCGGCTGCTGTTGGCAGCAGTATTTTGGCAAGGACCGTATATTCTTCGGTGCGCCTGCTCCCCGTGATATTGCTGAGGTCGCCTTTGGCTGGCGAATAGATGATAAATTGAGAAAGTCGACGATAGAAAGGCTGCTTCCCTGTGTGGTTGATGGCGCATCAATTCCTCGTGATATTGTGGAATCCTGTATTAGAAGGGCGAGTAATAGGAATGGTATCGAATATTGGCAATGGGAAAAAGCTCTTGGTATTGCATGTGCGCTATATAAAAAGCTGAACGAAAAGGAGGAGTACAGTATGGCATTGGATCAAGAACGAAACAGTAGAGATTACCTTTACGGTCGCCTGTTGGCCTTGGCCGAGCACCTGGAGGGACGGGCATTGTATTTGGGTGGTGAGCACAGGGCAACAGGAGCGGAGAAATTGATGCAACGCTTTGCCGATCATCCTTTCTCAACATGGCGTATTTTAGAAACTGGCCTGACCCCTTACAAAGTCAGATTGGGTGCCAAGCGTCCAGGTTTTCTTCATGCGATGCAGCAAGAAATTGATGCCGTTTGTTGCCTTTTTGCAACAGATGATTTTGTTTCTGATATGCGATTGACCGGCGAATTCCTGCTTGGCTACCATTGCCAACGGTCGGCGCTTAAACCTCAGTCCAGCCACAACCAAGTTGATTCAACGGATGAATCCGAAGATACAGAAGAATAA